Proteins encoded together in one Urocitellus parryii isolate mUroPar1 chromosome 3, mUroPar1.hap1, whole genome shotgun sequence window:
- the Pptc7 gene encoding protein phosphatase PTC7 homolog isoform X2 codes for MPLTCVHTAFQVRSNLQTFFYKGVADGVGGWRDYGVDPSQFSGTLMRTCERLVKEGRFVPSNPIGILTTSYCELLQNKVPLLGSSTACIVVLDRTSHRLHTANLGDSGFLVVRGGEVVHRSDEQQHYFNTPFQLSIAPPEAEGVVLSDSPDAADSTSFDVQLGDIILTATDGLFDNMPDYMILQELKKLKNSNYESIQQTARSIAEQAHELAYDPNYMSPFAQFACDNGLNVRGGKPDDITVLLSIVAEYTD; via the exons ATGCCCTTGACCTGTGTACACACTGCCTTTCAAGTCAGAAGCAATCTTCAGACTTTCTTTTACAAAG ggGTCGCAGATGGTGTAGGAGGATGGAGAGACTATGGAGTTGACCCATCTCAGTTCTCAGGGACTTTAATGCGAACATGTGAACGTTTGGTAAAAGAAGGAAGGTTTGTACCAAGTAATCCCATTGGAATTCTCACCACAAGCTACTGTGAGCTGCTGCAAAATAAAGTTCCTTTGCTTG GTAGCAGCACTGCCTGCATCGTGGTGCTGGACAGAACTAGCCACCGCTTACACACAGCGAACCTGGGTGACTCAGGCTTTCTGGTTGTCAGGGGCGGTGAAGTTGTGCACCGATCAGATGAGCAGCAGCATTACTTCAACACTCCGTTCCAGCTCTCAATTGCTCCCCCAGAAGCCGAGGGAGTCGTGTTAAGTGACAG CCCGGATGCTGCTGATAGCACGTCTTTCGACGTCCAGTTAGGAGACATTATCCTGACGGCGACAGATGGACTCTTTGACAATATGCCTGATTATATGATCCTTCAAGAGCTAAAAAAGTTAAAG AACTCAAATTATGAGAGTATACAACAGACAGCAAGGAGCATTGCTGAGCAAGCTCACGAGCTGGCCTATGATCCAAATTATATGTCACCTTTCGCACAGTTTGCATGTGACAACGGATTGAATGTGAGAG GTGGAAAGCCAGATGACATCACCGTCCTTCTTTCCATTGTGGCTGAGTATACAGACTGA